The Salvia splendens isolate huo1 chromosome 21, SspV2, whole genome shotgun sequence genome includes a window with the following:
- the LOC121783650 gene encoding uncharacterized protein LOC121783650, translated as MAACLRSLLLFSCLAAAFVALAFGEEALFPTLQTSAVVGRERGRFLEQVNTTLILAEKRTQRKDPLDDFRKYRGGWNISNRHYWGSVAYTAVPFFIVGAIWFVVFGLCLIITCLYFCCCRKAPYGYSRVAYALSLILLTFFTIAAIIGCIILYTGQGKFHTSTINTLEYVVYQADTTSESLRNVSGYLAAAKQINVDQVILPPNVIDDIDSIQTKINSSASTLSTKTEDNSQKIKDLIQSVRLALIILSAVMLHLTFLGFVFSIFGMQVLVYLLVVTGWILVTGTFILCGIFLLLHNVTGDTCVAMNQWVQNPTAHTALDDILPCVDNATAQETLTKSKEVSSQLVTLMNTVISNISNANNVPNLLPLYFNQSGPSVPNVCNPFNPDLTSRACAPGETNLSNATEVLGGYVCQTSSNGICMTQGRLTPAMYTQMAASVNVSYGLFKYGPFLANVQDCSFVRDTFSAIEADHCPGLRRYSKWIYVGLVMVALAVMLSLLFWVIYGRERRHRVYTKAHTPRGAPGFEEDKHA; from the exons ATGGCGGCGTGCTTGAGATCTCTGCTTCTTTTCTCATGCCTTGCAGCAGCATTTGTTGCATTGGCATTTGGGGAAGAAGCCCTTTTCCCAACTCTGCAGACTTCAG CGGTGgttgggagagagagagggagatttCTGGAACAAGTGAACACAACTCTGATTTTGGCTGAGAAGAGGACTCAGAGGAAAGACCCTCTTGATGATTTTCGCAAATACAGAGGAGGCTGGAATATCAGTAATCGCCATTACTGGGGT TCTGTGGCTTACACTGCTGTTCCCTTCTTCATTGTTGGCGCAATCTGGTTTGTTGTCTTCGGGTTATGCTTGATCATCACATGCCTCTACTTCTGCTGCTGCCGAAAGGCGCCTTATGGTTATTCTCGAGTCGCCTATGCCCTCTCTCTCATCCTCCTCACCTTCTTCACCATTGCTGCAAT CATTGGATGCATCATCTTGTACACTGGCCAAGGGAAATTCCACACCAGCACTATCAACACTTTGGAATACGTCGTCTATCAGGCCGACACCACATCTGAGAGTCTTAGAAATGTCTCGGGATATCTGGCTGCCGCCAAGCAAATCAACGTGGATCAAGTGATTCTGCCGCCTAATGTCATAGATGACATTGACAGCATCCAAACCAAGATAAACTCATCGGCCAGCACCCTCTCGACTAAAACCGAGGACAATTCACAGAAGATCAAGGATCTCATTCAATCAGT GAGATTGGCTCTCATCATACTCTCTGCCGTTATGCTTCATCTAACGTTTCTCGGATTCG TGTTTTCAATCTTCGGAATGCAGGTTCTTGTTTACCT CTTGGTGGTCACGGGATGGATTCTTGTTACCGGGACGTTCATACTATGTGGGATCTTTCTTCTTCTACACAA CGTGACAGGGGATACGTGCGTAGCAATGAACCAGTGGGTCCAGAACCCGACTGCTCATACAGCTCTCGACGACATCCTGCCTTGCGTGGACAACGCCACCGCCCAAGAGACCTTGACCAAGAGCAAGGAAGTATCATCACAGCTCGTCACGTTGATGAACACGGTCATCTCCAACATCTCCAACGCCAACAACGTCCCCAACTTACTCCCGCTCTACTTCAACCAATCAGGCCCTTCCGTGCCAAACGTGTGCAATCCGTTCAATCCCGACCTCACCAGCCGTGCTTGTGCACCCGGTGAGACAAACCTCAGCAATGCCACTGAGGTGTTAGGTGGCTACGTCTGCCAAACATCGTCGAACGGGATCTGCATGACACAGGGTCGTCTGACGCCGGCCATGTACACGCAGATGGCTGCTAGTGTGAATGTGAGCTATGGCTTGTTTAAGTATGGTCCATTCTTGGCTAATGTTCAAGACTGTAGTTTTGTGAGGGATACGTTCTCGGCCATAGAGGCCGATCACTGTCCCGGGCTGCGTAGGTATAGCAAGTGGATCTATGTCGGGCTCGTGATGGTTGCCCTCGCGGTCATGCTGTCTCTGCTGTTTTGGGTCATATACGGAAGGGAGAGACGCCATCGTGTTTATACGAAGGCGCACACGCCTCGAGGAGCACCCGGTTTCGAAGAAGACAAGCATGCTTAG